In one Hemitrygon akajei chromosome 3, sHemAka1.3, whole genome shotgun sequence genomic region, the following are encoded:
- the LOC140723086 gene encoding protein FAM181A-like, whose protein sequence is MASADSEVKTLLNFVNLASSDIKAALDKSAPCRRSVDHRKYLQKQLKRFSQKYSRIPRCHTNRLLETSSKEGTDDKSRAYILQHADAHLHFQPASDQDCSETLPGTITAAGKQLGRQNQVPMRKRQLPASFWEEPRPSKTIQPLKLLHVEQAVAAAEDPAGQGPESKRMQERTNPPKQSSTFPAIQLDREREPLKFHFSSLTRTVNACGCCPFQYHGHRVYQSHLGLPPSAFPGIGVWRKGRNPSAEIPVYSKDSLSGQKIHKPVVLKPIPTKPTIPPPLYNAYGFL, encoded by the coding sequence ATGGCATCTGCGGATAGCGAAGTGAAAACACTGTTGAACTTTGTCAATTTGGCTTCGAGTGATATCAAGGCGGCATTGGACAAATCAGCCCCTTGTCGGCGTTCGGTCGACCACAGAAAATACttacagaagcagctgaaacgttTTTCACAGAAATACTCGCGGATTCCACGTTGTCACACCAACCGGCTTCTTGAAACCAGTTCGAAGGAAGGGACAGACGACAAGAGTCGGGCCTATATCCTACAGCACGCGGACGCTCACCTACACTTCCAACCCGCCTCGGACCAGGACTGTAGCGAAACCTTGCCGGGAACTATCACGGCGGCTGGGAAGCAACTAGGCAGACAAAACCAAGTGCCCATGAGGAAACGACAGCTCCCCGCGTCCTTCTGGGAGGAACCGAGGCCATCcaaaaccatccagcccttgAAGCTGCTTCATGTGGAACAAGCGGTGGCCGCGGCTGAAGACCCGGCGGGCCAGGGACCTGAAAGCAAGCGAATGCAGGAACGTACCAACCCACCCAAGCAGTCCTCAACTTTCCCAGCGATACAACTGGACCGCGAGAGAGAGCCGCTGAAATTCCACTTCAGTTCGCTGACGCGCACAGTGAATGCCTGCGGTTGCTGTCCATTTCAGTACCATGGTCACCGGGTGTATCAGAGCCATCTGGGATTGCCTCCCTCTGCCTTCCCCGGCATTGGCGTTTGGAGGAAAGGGAGGAACCCGTCAGCCGAGATCCCGGTTTACTCCAAAGACTCTTTAAGCGGACAAAAAATTCACAAACCTGTCGTTTTGAAGCCCATTCCCACGAAGCCAACTATCCCGCCTCCCTTGTACAACGCCTATGGTTTTCTTTGA